The following are encoded together in the Triticum dicoccoides isolate Atlit2015 ecotype Zavitan chromosome 6B, WEW_v2.0, whole genome shotgun sequence genome:
- the LOC119320167 gene encoding putative aminoacrylate hydrolase RutD produces the protein MVNLIEAQKPLLTGMMRLAGLRPIDVELEPGTTMHVWAPKHHAGKKGTTISPHDASAAVAAGEDAAAAKKPSGGRRGSRRKGPESKPNVVLIHGFAAEGNVTFQFNFGVLVSRYNVYIPDLLFFGKSSTTDSADRTPEFQARCVAAALARLGVARCDVVGFSYGGMVAFKLAEARPDLVRSLAVSGSVVAMTDAVNRETMERLGAGSSAELLMPETLQGLKALFSVSMYRKMWFPDRMYKDYLKAMFTNRKERLELLQGLLDSNMDAKIPTFQQKIMLIWGEEDKLFDIELAKKMKEQLGENCYLQGIPKAGHLLHLERPCAYNRQLGRFLAYVNSQENQATS, from the exons ATGGTGAACTTGATCGAGGCGCAGAAGCCGCTGCTGACGGGGATGATGAGGCTGGCCGGGCTCCGCCCCATCGACGTCGAGCTGGAGCCGGGCACAACCATGCACGTCTGGGCTCCCAAGCACCACGCCGGCAAGAAAGGAACCACCATCAGCCCGCACGATgccagcgccgccgtcgccgcaggggaagacgccgccgccgccaagaagcCATCAGGCGGCCGTCGTGGGAGCAGGAGGAAGGGCCCCGAGTCCAAGCCCAACGTGGTCCTCATCCACGGCTTCGCCGCCGAGGGCAACGTGACGTTCCAGTTCAACTTCGGCGTGCTGGTGTCGCGCTACAACGTGTACATCCCGGACCTGCTCTTCTTCGGCAAGTCGTCCACGACGGACAGCGCCGACCGGACCCCGGAGTTCCAGGCGCGGTgcgtggcggcggcgctggcgcGGCTCGGCGTGGCGCGCTGCGACGTGGTCGGGTTCAGCTACGGTGGCATGGTGGCGTTCAAGCTGGCGGAGGCGCGGCCGGACCTGGTGCGGTCGCTGGCCGTGTCCGGGTCCGTGGTGGCCATGACGGACGCCGTGAACAGGGAGACCATGGAGCGGCTCGGCGCAGGGTCCTCCGCGGAGCTGCTCATGCCGGAGACGCTCCAGGGGCTCAAAGCGCTCTTCTCCGTCTCCATGTACCGGAAGATGTGGTTCCCGGACAGGATGTACAAGGACTACCTCAAG GCGATGTTCACGAATAGGAAGGAGAGGCTGGAGCTGCTGCAGGGGTTGCTAGACAGCAACATGGATGCAAAGATACCGACTTTCCAGCAG AAGATAATGCTGATCTGGGGCGAGGAGGACAAGCTTTTCGACATAGAGCTGGCCAAGAAGATGAAAGA GCAGCTGGGCGAGAACTGCTACCTGCAGGGCATCCCCAAGGCCGGGCACCTGCTCCACCTGGAGCGCCCCTGCGCCTACAACCGCCAGCTCGGCAGGTTCCTCGCCTACGTCAACTCCCAGGAAAACCAAGCCACCAGTTGA